The Thermoanaerobaculia bacterium sequence GATCGTCCGCGAGGATGGGCAGATCTCCGACCGCCTCGAGACGCTCTACGTGCTTCCGCCGCTGCCGAACTCCTTCTTCGTGCGCGACCCGCAGACCGTTCTGGGCGACCGCGTGATCCTCGGCTCGATGGCGACGTCGGCGCGCCTGCGCGAGCCGCTCCTCTCGGGGTACGTGTTCCAGTATTCCAGGCGGTTCGAGAGGCCGAAGGACTTCTTCGTCTTCCGCGAGTTCTCGACCGACTTCACGCGCCTGTCGACCGCGACGTCGCGCCCGTCGCTCGAGGGGGGCGACATCCTGATCCCGCGCGAGGACATCCTCCTCGTCGGGATCTCGGAGCGCACCTCGAAAGCGACCGTCGAGCACCTCGCGGCGTCGCTCAAGGAGGGGAAGACGGGCATCAAGAAGATCTTCACCGTCGAGATCCCGGCGCGCCGGTCCTACATGCACCTCGACACGGTCTTCACCATGATCAGCCGCGACGAGTGCCTCTGCTACGGGCCGATGATCGTCAAGGGGGGGCCGGAGGAGGCGGACGTCTACCAGGTGACGCTCACCGGCCGCGAGATCACCTACACGTCGAAGGGATCGCTCCTGGAGGTCCTGAAGGAGAACGGCATCGACCTGAAACCGGTCGCCTGCGGAGGGAGCGATCCGATCCAGCAGCAGCGGGAGCAGTGGACCGACGGGGCGAACGCCTTCGCGCTCGCGCCGGGCGTCATCGTCTGCTACGAGCGCAACGTGCGCACCGCCGAGGAGCTCTCGCGCCGGGGATACAAGATCCTCTACGAGGACGACATCCTGATGGGCCGCGACGAGCTCGAGCTCTGGACGGACAAGAAGTACGCGATCCAGATCGCGGGTCCGGAGCTCTCTCGCGCGCGCGGCGGCCCGCGCTGCATGACGATGCCTCTCGCGCGAAAGGATCCGTGAGTCCGCAGCCCTTCTTTTCCTTCGTCCGGCCGCTCGCGGTCGTGGCGTTCGGCGGCAACGCGCTCCTCCCTCCCGACGGCGACGGGACCCAGGCGGAGCAGCAGCGGCTGGCCGAGGAGGCGGCGCGCCGCCTCCTGCCGGTGTTGAATCGCGGCTACGAGCTCATCGTCGTCCACGGCAACGGCCCGCAGGTGGGGAACATCCTCATCCAGGTCGAGGAAGCGGCGGACCGGATCCCGCCCCAGACGCTCGACGTCTGCGTGGCCCAGACGCAGGGCTCGATGGGTTTCCTCCTCGAGACGGCGATGGCGAACGTGCTGAAGCCCGCCGGCTTCGAGAAGGAGGTCGTGACGATCGTCACGACGGTCGAGGTCGACGCCGCTGACCCCGCCTTCGGGAAGCCGACGAAGCCGGTCGGCCCGTTCTTCGAGCGGGAGCGCGCCGAGACTCTGGCGAAGAGCCGCGGCTGGACGATCGTCGAGGACGCGGGGCGCGGCTGGCGCAAGGTCGTCGCGTCGCCGAAGCCGAAGGCGATCCGGAACACGGAGATCGTGGCGTGGCTCGTCAACCGCGGCAAGATCGTCATCGCCGGGGGCGGCGGGGGGATCCCGGTCGTCGTCGACGATTCGGGGCGGATGCGCGGCGTCGAGGCGGTGATCGACAAGGACTACGTCGCGTCGCTGCTGGCCGCGAACCTCGCGGCGGACCTCTTCGTCATCCTGACCGGGGTGCCGCAGGTGTACAAGGACTGGGGGAAGCCGACGCAGCAGGCCCTCGCGTCGCTCGCCCCGGCGGAGGCGCGGGCGCTCTCCGACGCGGGGCAGTTCCCGAAGGGAAGCATGGGCCCGAAGATCGACGCGGCGCTCGAGTTCCTGGAGGCGGGAGGCCGCGAGGTGCTGATCACCGACGCGGAGTCGCTCTCGGCCGCCCTCGACGGGCGGAGCGGAACATACGTGAGGAACGCATGAAGAAGGATTTCGTCTCGATCCACGACCGGACGCCCGCCGAGATCGGCGAGCTCCTCGACCTCGCCGACGCCGTCAAGACGGACCGCGCGCGGTATCGCACGACGCTCTCGGGAAAGACGCTGGCGATGATCTTCGAGAAATCGTCGACCCGCACGCGCGTCTCGTTCGAGGCGGGGATGTACCAGCTCGGCGGCCTCGGCATGTTCCTCTCCTCGCGCGACCTCCAGATCGGCCGCGGCGAGCCGATCGCGGACACGGCGCGCGTGCTGTCGTGCTATGTCGATGGGATCATGGCCCGCACGTTCGCGCACGAGACCGTCACGGAGCTCGCGCGGCATGCCACCGTCCCGGTGATCAACGGGCTGACCGATCTCCTCCACCCGTGCCAGGTGATGGCCGACCTCCAGACGATCCGCGAGACGTTCGGCCGACTCGCGGGGTTGAAGCTCGCCTACGTGGGCGACGGGAACAACATGGCCCATTCGCTGATGTTCGGGGGCGCCCGGACCGGGATGTCCGTCGCCGTCGCGAGCCCCGCGGGATACGAGCCGAAGCCGGAGATCGTCGCGGCCGCCCGCCAGGACGCGGAAGAGACGGGCGCCGCGATCACGACCACCCGCGATCCCGCCGAGGCCGTCGCCGGCGCGCACGTCGTCTACACCGACGTCTGGGCGTCGATGGGGCAGGAAGAGGAGGCGCAGGTCCGCCGGCAGAAGTTCGCCGGCTTTTCGGTCACCGACGCCCTGATGGAGAAAGCCTCGCGGGACGCCATCTTCCTCCACTGCCTGCCCGCGCACCGCGGCGAGGAGGTCGCCGCGTCCGTCGCCGACGGCCCGCGCTCGCGGATCTTCGAAGAGGCCGAGAACCGGCTCCACGCGCAGAAGGCGATCCTCGTCTCCCTGATGGCGTGAGCGCTCCCCGACGAACGCGGCCTCGGCCGGACCGCCGGCCGGGATTCTGGGCGCGCCCCGAGGTCCGGCGCTACCTTCCCGTCGCGATCGGCGTGCTCGCGATGATCCTGCTCGCCCTGACGTTCGCCGTGGCGCCGCGCGGAAGGCGCCGGGACGCGGCCTTCTCGGCCGCTCCAGCGTCGGAGCCCGCCGCCGTCTCGGAGGAGCGCGCCGAGCTGCGCCGGGCGCCGGACTCGCGATCGGAAGCGGTGATCGCCCTCGGACGCGGCTCGGCGGTGACGATCGAGGAGGAGAAGGGGACGTGGTGCCGCGTGCGCGACCGCTCGGGGCGTGGGGGATACCTCCCGCGCCACGCGGTCGAACGGGACTCCGACCGGGCCCTCCGCGCGCGCCGCGCCGAGGCGATCTTCAAGTTCGCGCCGCTTTCGGGCGACGTGGCCCAGGACACGCCGCTGCTGCTGGCTCCCTTCTCGTTCGCCGCGGTGTGGGGGGAAGCCGAACGGGGCGATTCACTCGACGTCTATTCCGTCGACCACGGCTATTACGCGACGAAGCTCCCCGACGGCACGCTGGGATTCGTCTCCTCCGAGGACGTGGACATCGTTCCCGCCAACCCGGCCGAGCCGGCGCTGACGCCCGGGACGGGAAAGGTCGTCAAGGGAATCTCCGTCGCGGAGCAGGCCCCGCCGGCCTCCGAGGCGCCGCCGACGCCGTCGCCGATCCCCGGCATGCCCGACGACGTGCCCGCTCCGGGATTGCCCCCCTCCTCGGCGGCTCCACCGGGAGGGCTTTCGGGCGCGGGCGCCGAGATCGCTCCCGCCGTGCTCATCCAGAAGGTGGAACCAACCTATCCGCCCGCCGCTCTCGCGGCACGGGTCGCCGGGACCGTCGTTCTGCAGGTTTCAATCGACCGGGAAGGCAACGTCACCCGGGTGCGGCCGACGCGGCAGGCGCCGCTCGGGATGACCGAGGCGGCGATCGCGGCAGTGGAGCGCTGGAAATACCGGCCGGCGACCGCGCTCGGCGGCCCGATTCCCTCGATGAAGCTCGTGCGCATCGAGTTCAAACCCCCCCAATGAATAGGCGCGGTGATGCATCAAGCCGGACGGGCGCGTGCGCCGCGACCCGCGGCCTTAACGTACGCTCCCGGTACGCCGCGGCCGCGGGTCGGACGCCCGCATCCCGTCGGGCTCGCGCCTGACCGCGCCTCCCGAAGGCCCGAGCTCCGCGCGGGGTCGTTCCGGCGACGGGGGTAGAATTCCTCCCCAGTGATCCAGCTCTTCTACGAGGTCGACGGTCGCCCGCAGGTGTACACGCTCCTGAAGGAGGAGATCTCGATCGGAAGGTCGTCGGAGAACGACGTCGTCCTGAACGACTTCTCCGTTTCCCGCAAGCACGCGATTCTCGTCCGCAAGGACGAGACGTGGTTCCTGCGCGACAACAACTCGACCAACGGAGTCCGGCTGAACGGGAAGACCGTCACCGACATGGCGGTCAAGGACGGCGACGAGCTCTCGGTCGGGACCTTCACGCTCCGGCTCCGCGACGACCCCTCGATCGTGAGCTATCCGCGGGGGGCCGACAAGAAGGAATCGACCTCGACCTTCATCCGGCCGCTCGCGGAATTCAACCAGGACTTCGGCCTCGAGAAGGACCTGCCGCCGCCGGAGGACTCGACCGTCTTCAAGAAACGGGGGTCGCTCGACCTCGCGTACAAGAACAAGGTCTTCGAGATCCTCGTCCAGGTCGCCAAGACCCTCATTTCGGCCGACGAGCTCGAAGCCGTGCTCGAGAAGGTCATGGACATGATCTTCGAGTACCTTCCCGTGGACCGTGGATTCCTCCTCCTGATGGACGAGACGGGAGAGCTGAAGACCCGCGTCGCCCGCGTGAAGTCGTCGCGCATGACGACGACGGCGGAAGGGGATGTGCCCTTCTCGCGGACGATCGTGGACATGGTCGTCCGGCAGAAGGTCGCGTTCCTCACCTCGGACGCGCAGAAGGACGAGCGGTTCGACATGGGCCAGTCGATCCGGATCCAGCACATCCGATCGGCGATGTGCGTCCCCCTCTGGGACCGCGGCACGGTGATCGGCGTCATCCACGTCGACTCGCCGATCTACGTCGGCACGTTCAAGAGCGAGGACCTCGACCTCCTGACCGCTCTCGCGAACTTTGCGGCGGTCGCGATCGAGCGCGCGAGCCTGCACGCCCGCGTCGAGGAGGACAAGCGGATCCGGACCCGGCTCGAGCGCTATCACTCGCCCGCCGTGATCGAGGAGATCATCGCGGATT is a genomic window containing:
- a CDS encoding arginine deiminase family protein; the encoded protein is IVREDGQISDRLETLYVLPPLPNSFFVRDPQTVLGDRVILGSMATSARLREPLLSGYVFQYSRRFERPKDFFVFREFSTDFTRLSTATSRPSLEGGDILIPREDILLVGISERTSKATVEHLAASLKEGKTGIKKIFTVEIPARRSYMHLDTVFTMISRDECLCYGPMIVKGGPEEADVYQVTLTGREITYTSKGSLLEVLKENGIDLKPVACGGSDPIQQQREQWTDGANAFALAPGVIVCYERNVRTAEELSRRGYKILYEDDILMGRDELELWTDKKYAIQIAGPELSRARGGPRCMTMPLARKDP
- the arcC gene encoding carbamate kinase, with the protein product MSPQPFFSFVRPLAVVAFGGNALLPPDGDGTQAEQQRLAEEAARRLLPVLNRGYELIVVHGNGPQVGNILIQVEEAADRIPPQTLDVCVAQTQGSMGFLLETAMANVLKPAGFEKEVVTIVTTVEVDAADPAFGKPTKPVGPFFERERAETLAKSRGWTIVEDAGRGWRKVVASPKPKAIRNTEIVAWLVNRGKIVIAGGGGGIPVVVDDSGRMRGVEAVIDKDYVASLLAANLAADLFVILTGVPQVYKDWGKPTQQALASLAPAEARALSDAGQFPKGSMGPKIDAALEFLEAGGREVLITDAESLSAALDGRSGTYVRNA
- the argF gene encoding ornithine carbamoyltransferase; its protein translation is MKKDFVSIHDRTPAEIGELLDLADAVKTDRARYRTTLSGKTLAMIFEKSSTRTRVSFEAGMYQLGGLGMFLSSRDLQIGRGEPIADTARVLSCYVDGIMARTFAHETVTELARHATVPVINGLTDLLHPCQVMADLQTIRETFGRLAGLKLAYVGDGNNMAHSLMFGGARTGMSVAVASPAGYEPKPEIVAAARQDAEETGAAITTTRDPAEAVAGAHVVYTDVWASMGQEEEAQVRRQKFAGFSVTDALMEKASRDAIFLHCLPAHRGEEVAASVADGPRSRIFEEAENRLHAQKAILVSLMA
- a CDS encoding TonB family protein — protein: MSAPRRTRPRPDRRPGFWARPEVRRYLPVAIGVLAMILLALTFAVAPRGRRRDAAFSAAPASEPAAVSEERAELRRAPDSRSEAVIALGRGSAVTIEEEKGTWCRVRDRSGRGGYLPRHAVERDSDRALRARRAEAIFKFAPLSGDVAQDTPLLLAPFSFAAVWGEAERGDSLDVYSVDHGYYATKLPDGTLGFVSSEDVDIVPANPAEPALTPGTGKVVKGISVAEQAPPASEAPPTPSPIPGMPDDVPAPGLPPSSAAPPGGLSGAGAEIAPAVLIQKVEPTYPPAALAARVAGTVVLQVSIDREGNVTRVRPTRQAPLGMTEAAIAAVERWKYRPATALGGPIPSMKLVRIEFKPPQ
- a CDS encoding adenylate/guanylate cyclase domain-containing protein codes for the protein MIQLFYEVDGRPQVYTLLKEEISIGRSSENDVVLNDFSVSRKHAILVRKDETWFLRDNNSTNGVRLNGKTVTDMAVKDGDELSVGTFTLRLRDDPSIVSYPRGADKKESTSTFIRPLAEFNQDFGLEKDLPPPEDSTVFKKRGSLDLAYKNKVFEILVQVAKTLISADELEAVLEKVMDMIFEYLPVDRGFLLLMDETGELKTRVARVKSSRMTTTAEGDVPFSRTIVDMVVRQKVAFLTSDAQKDERFDMGQSIRIQHIRSAMCVPLWDRGTVIGVIHVDSPIYVGTFKSEDLDLLTALANFAAVAIERASLHARVEEDKRIRTRLERYHSPAVIEEIIADSSATGSLKRARTTSVTVLFADLVGFTTLSEKMAPDTVATMLNTFFTYAAEAVFSVDGTLDKFIGDEAMAFFGAPIAQEDHAWRGIMAALKIREALEGWNRQREAAGEKPVEVRIAINSGEVVVGEIGSDRRVDYTVLGTPVNIAARIEQFVAAPGDIVIGPETYEAVKDRITAAQMGFFALKGLVSQVPLFKVLGLAEADVASRPTIASG